The Pseudomonadota bacterium nucleotide sequence GTCTGCCTCGGAGCCGGAGCCGCCGCAACCCTTTTACGGGCAATGCGCTGCGCGCTGCGCCGCCCGCGCTATGCATCGGCGATTAATCATCAGAGGAGGCGAGGGACTACTTTCCCTTCTTCCCCCCGAGCACCTCGCCGAGCTTGCGGCCCACGCCCACGACGATGCGATCGCGGCGCTCCTCCCCTGTGAGCCTGCGGAGCTTCGCGTCGAGCGCGCGGAGCCTCCCGCCGTAGGAGACGCGGTGCTCCTCGTAGAACGACCGCGCCTTGTGGCCGAACGCGAGCGCCCGGTCCTTCCATCCGATCGTCTCGAACAGGTCCATGGCGCGCTCGAACCCCTCGGCGAACCGCTCCCTGCCCGCCGCGATGAACTCCTCCTCGGCCTTGACGAAGAACGCGGTGTGCCCGGGATCCGCCTTCAGCTTCTCCGTGCCCATGCTGAAGTACATCTCGCCCAGCCCGGCGTGCGCGCGCATCTCCTGGACGCCCTTCGCGAGCGCAGAGCGGAACGCAGCCTCCGCCGCCTCCCACTCCTTGAGGTCCAGACAGATCGCGCCGAGGCTGATGAACCCGTCGTAGTAGCCGGCGTCGATCGCCTTGGCGATGTTGATCTTCGCGGCCAGGAGGTTGCCGCGCCGGTGGTGGCAGCGGCTCTTCACCTTGTACGCGTCGCAGGCGAGCTCCTTGCGCCGCGCCGAGTCGAGCTCCGACGTGGGGAGCATCTGCAGGATCACGCGCCAAAGCTGGATGCAGCCGAGGAACGCGTCGTCGCGCGTCTCGGCGATCGTCTTCGCCGCCTCGTCGTCCTTCTTGCCGAGCTTGATCCCGTCGAGCGCGGTGGCGCGGGTGAAGACCGCGTCCGCCACGGCGACCAGCCGCTCGATGGCGGGCTGCTCGTCTGCGCGCTCGTGCTGGGTGTCGGTCGTCATCTTCCCTCCATGGCGCGCTCAGGCGCCCCCGAACCGGCTCGCGAGGAGCCGCGCGATCCCGTCCTTGGCGCACGATTTGCAGTAGCCGTACCGCGCGATCATCTCCGCCACGAGCCGCTCCCCGGCCGCCGTGTCCTCCGCGTCGAAGCCGCTCCCCGCCCTGCCCTCGTCGAGGACCTTGAGGGCGTGCCGCGCGGCGGCCACGACCTTCTGCCGGTGCTTCTCGAAGTACGACTCCCTGAGCTTCCTGAGCTGGCCCGGCAGCACGGCCGCGAGGAGCAGCTTCTGGCCGGGGTGCTCGATCGCCCACGCCGCGATGCGCGACATGACCCCCCGGCGGTAGTCGTCCCTCTCCGACGCCGCCACGCCGAGCGCCTCCTCGACGGTGCGCATCAGGTTCTCGTCCGCGTCCTCGTCGGCGTTGGTCGCCGGGTTGTGGATCTTCTCCCGGTTCACGAAGTGGCGGACGTGGGTCACGTACCTGTCGAGCAGCTCCTCGTGGCGGCGCTCCTCGACGAGGCCGCTCGCGCCTTGGATCTCCAGCTCGAGCTGATCGAGGAGCCGCCGCTCGGCCACCTCGACGAAGCCCAGGTGGTCGTGGTAGCCGCCGTCCTCCTTGCCGCGCTCGAGGAAGTTGTACTCGCGGGCCCGGCCGCAGAGCTGGCGCAGCTCCTCGAGCACCGCGAAGGGCGAGACGCACTCGGGCTCCTCGGACATGGACGCCGTGAGGAGCACGTGCCGGATGACGCGCGGCGACGCGCCGTACCGTCCCTCGTACTGCCACGACGACGCGTCCTCCGAGCTGATCCTCCCGATGGAGTCCACGAGCTCGGCCGCGACGTCGTCCTCCAGCCCGTCCGGCACGAGGGCCTGATCGTACAGCTCGCACTTCTCGGCCGCGGTGAGGCGGGACATCACGATCTTGAGGCTGTCCGGGTAGGCGGCCGGATCCGGCTTGTGCAGCCGCGTGAGCGCCGCGAAGTGGGCGGCGACGTCGATGGCGTGCGGAGCGACGTGCCTCGTGAAGTGCGGCTTCAGGTTCAGCTCGTAGATCGCCGCCTCGTCGGAGCGGCGCTTCATGTACGGCGCCGGGACGAGCGTAAGCCGCTCGCGGAACGACTGGTACTCGTGGTGCTCGCGGAACGCCTCGAGCATGACGTCATTCGTCGTGCCGATGAGCACCATGTTCATCTTCAGGATCATCTGGCCGATCATCAGCTCGCCGGTCTCGATGCTCGTGAGCAGGTACTTGTACGCGTCGAGCGGCCGCTTGAGCATGTCCTCGAACGACAGGATGCCGCCCGCCGCGTCGATGATCGGCCCGAACGTCTCGAAGAGGGTCATGTTCTGCAGCTCGATGGGCAGCGACCCGAGGTTGCGATCCGCCGTCACCTGGCGCTGCCCGGCGTCCACCGAGAGCTGCGGCCCGACCTGCACGAGCCCGCGGCGGTACCGTCGGGAAAGGGCCCACGGCTCGACCTGCACATGGGCGAGCACCTTCGCGAGGTCTCCCTGGTGGGTGCGCATGAGCGCGTCCGCGACCTGCCGGCACCTGTGGCAGAGCGACGCCTGGTAGAAGTAGCTCGGGATCTGGTAGCCGCGGATCCCCGCGTCCTCGAGGGCGCGCTCCATCAGCGCGACCCGCTCGCCCCGCGGCAGGAGGAGCAGCGGGTGATCGTGCACCTCGCACTCGAGCGTGGCGTCGATCTCGTCGTCCTCGAGGTGGGCGAACGTGCCGAGCGAGTCCCGCTTCAGCCGCCCCCCGAAGCCTATCGAGCTCGCGCCGGACCGGCGGGACGGGAAGATCCAGCGGAACCTGTACAGCTCGCCCTCGGGGAGGCGCGAGTAGTGCTCGGCGCCGTTGAACAGGCAGGCGACGAGCGTCGACTTGGCCGAGCCGTTCGGACCGTGCACGAGGACGAGGCGGTTGATGCCGCCGTCGCGGACCTGCGACTCGAGCGCGGAGCGCACCGCGACCTGGACCTTCTCCTGGCCGACGAGGCGCGGCCCGCCGCCCTCGAACTCCTGGTCGAAGATCCTGTAGCGCGTCACGTCACCCCACGGGTGGGTCGTCTGGACCGCGCCGAAGTAGTCGATCGCGTCGAGCACGTAGCGCGCCGCGTCCCTAAGCGCGAGCCGCGGCTTCTGCGCGAAGATGCCGAGGTACTCGGTGAAGGACATCGCCCGCCGCCGCGCGAGGTACTCGTCCCGGACGCTCTCGGAGGCCCGCGCGAAGAGATCCAGCACGCCGCCCGCCTGCCCGTTCTTCAAGTCCATCGCCCCGCCTCCCTTTCGACAGCCGGGGAAGCATATCACGTCCGGGGGTGAGTCGATCCCCGCCCTTTCCGCCTTAAGGCTCGCCCTCCCGCGGGACGTGCGGGGCGTCGAACTCCGGGGCCGCCTTCCCGAGGAGCAGCCCCGGCAGGATCGTGTTCAGCAGGGCGAAGACGATCAGTGCGCCGTACATCCGGTTCGAGAGGCCGTGCTCCTCCTTCAGGATCCCCCCGATGACGATGGTGAACACGAGGGTCGGCACGAGGGACAGGCCCACCTTCGCGCCCTGGCGGAGCGGCTCCGACAGGGCGAAGCGGCGGAACACCGCGACGATGCCGATTCGCAAGGGCACGGTGACGGCGGCCAGCGCGACCCCGATGCCGATCGACCCGGGACCGAACTGCTCCTTCTCGAAGTGGAGCCCGGCCTTGAAGAAGTAGAACGGGATGAAGAACGAGGCGAACAGCTCGACGCCGACTATCAGCCGCTCGGAGGCGACCGCCGGCAGCTTCTGGCGCAGCCGCACCGCCGTGATGCCCACCACGAAGGCGCCGACGAGGTAGTACACGCCGAGCTCGCGCGTCACGTAGGCGCACACGATCGCCATGATGAGGAGGAAGGCGAACTCGGACTTCGGGGCGAACGGGAGCACCTTCGCGACGAACACCTTGAAGATCAGGGGCAGGAGCAGCACCATCGCCGCGAGCACGGCGGTCGACACCCCGAACGACAGGACCTCGCCGGACTGCACCGCGAAGAACAGCAGGACGAGCGAGACGATCTCCGTCGAGATCGCCTTGGTCTTCACCCAGTACCGCTGGCCGGCGTCGAGCCCGAACCCGCCGAGCGAGTCCAGGATGAAGCCCGTGGACGACGTGAACACGGCGAGCGAGAAGAGGAGCGCGGCGCGCCACTCGAGCGCGAAGACGAACGAGAAGACGACCGCACCGGCGCCGAGCACGGCGGCATGGATCGCCAGGTTCCCGACGACGACCCGCGCGTTGCGCCTGAGCTCCCCGAGATCGACCTCCAAGCCGGCGAACAGGAACAGCGACACGATCCCGAGCGTCGAGAGGATCGGCACCGTCTCGTCGGTCGCGAACAGGTGGAACCCCATCCCCAACCCGGCCCCGAGCGCGACGCAGGTGATGGCGCTCGGGATCCGGAAGCGTTGCAGGATGCGGGGGACGAGGAACAGGCCGACGATGAGGATGAGGTACTGCAGCTCGTTGCCGAGTTTCATGAGCGCCTTCCCGAGGCCGCGCCCTCGGCCTCGTCGGCCGTGTCGATATCCTCGTGGATCTCCTGCTTCGGCAAGAGGATTCGACCGAGGGCGAGGCCGATGACCGCCGCCGCCGCGCTGGCCCCGAGCACGCCGACCTTGGCCGCCCCGAGCAGGGGCGAGCCCACAAAGGCGAGCTGCGCGACGAACAGCGCCATCGTGAACCCGATGCCCGCCACGAAGCCCAGGGCGACGAGGTGCCGGAAGCAGAGCCCGCGCGGCAGTGCGGCCACGCCCAGGCGGATCGCCAGCCCGGAGACGAGGAGGATTCCGAGCGGCTTGCCGATCACGAGCCCGACCCCGGTCCCGACCGCGACCGCCGTCGCGGAGGCGTCGAACGAGGCTCCGCCCAGGGCGACCCCGGCGTTCGCGAGCGCGAAGATCGGCATGACGCCGAAGGCGACCCAGGGGTGGAGCCGCGCGATCAGCCGCTCCGCCGGCGAGATCACCTCGTTCCCGTCGCCCCAGGCGCGGACCGGCGTCAGCAGGCCGACGACGACCCCCGCGATCGTCGGATGGATCCCGGCCGCGTAGAACCCGCCCCAGACGACGAGCGCCGGCGCGACGTACGCCACGCTGCGCCGCGCGCCGATCCAGCGCAGCAGGAAGATCCCGCCGACGCCGGCCGCGGCGATCAGCACCCCGGACACCGCCACACCGGACGAATAGAAGAACGCGATGACGACGATCGCGCCGAGATCGTCCACCACCGCGAGCGTCAGGAGCAGCACCCGCAGCGCGGGCGGGACCCGCTTGCCGAGGAGGGCGAGCACGCCTATCGCGAACGCGATGTCCGTGGCCATGGGAACGCCCCACCCGGAGCGGACCTCCGGGCCGCCGGCGATGGAGAGGTACACGAGCGCCGGCGCGACCATCCCCCCGAGCGCCGCCAGGAGAGGGAGCATGGCCTTGCGCCTCGAGGACAGCTCCCCGTCGTGCAGCTCGCGCCGGATCTCCATCCCGGCGACGAAGAAGAACACGGTCATCAGCCCGTCGTTGACGACCCAGACGAGCGGGCGCTCGTAGGCGGTGCCGCCGACCTTAAGGCCGAGCGGGTAGGACCAGAGGGTCTCGTAGAGCTCCGCCCAGGGCGAGTTCGCCCACGCGAAGGCGAGCGCCGCCGCCGCGATCAGGACGATGCCGCTCGCCGCCTCGATCCTGAGGAACCGCTCGAGCGGAAGCGTCGCGATCCTCGCCATGCGCAGGAGCGGCTCCCAGGACTCGGGCGGCCCCCGCCTGTCGTGCTCGTCCTTCTTCCTACGGCGCAATTCCCGCTGACCTCCGCGAAGGCTGCCGGCCCTCGTCAGTAATGGTGCCAGATGCTCGCGTGGCGCTCGGGATCCTCATGGTGCTCGCGCGCGACGAGGTCCGGCCGCGGTCACCCGCACATCTTCATCGCCGCGCCCATGAGCGCTATCAGGACGACCCCGACCACCACGGCAACGACCGGTCCGTTCCTGTGGATCCAGGCTTCCTTCTTCTTCGCCTCTTCGGTCTCCGCACTCTTCTGCCCGATTTTCCTGTCGTCGTCTCCCATCTTCCGCTCCTTCGGCGCCGCGCGCCGAGAATCCGTCGGCGGCGCTTTCGGGCGCCGGCCGCGGGGTTCACCGCCGATTCGCGCCGGGCGAGCATTCGCCCGGCCGCACGACCATCATTCGGCTAGGAGGAGCTCTTCGGAGGGCGATCGACGCCTCGCGGGAACCCTTTGCGCGGAACGTCGTCCGCCGCGACGAAGGGGGCCGCCTCGACCGGCAGCGGGAGCAGCTCGATTGCGGAGCCCGGGGCTGCCCATGTCGACGCCGCCGACGCCGTCGAGCTTCCGCTGTCGCTCCGTGCCGGCGCCAGAGGAGGCGGGCCAAAATCCGCGGTGATCGTCTGTCCCGGGAATCCAGGCTCGGCGGGAGCAATGCGGCCAGTACCCGGACACGAGAGCGCCGGGACGACGAACGTCAGAGAGAGGATGAACGGCAGCAGCACCCGCACGCGCATGACCTCACCATATCCACGGCAGGCCGGGTTGTCACGGAGAACGCGCCGTTTCATCGGGCGGCCGAGAGCAGGAGATCGCCCGCTCAGGAGCCGTGTCATCACGACCCGCCCGAACCAGCCGTGCGGCAGCGCGAGCTGGCCCGCGACCCAGCGGCCGAGAGGCGCCAGCAGCTTGAACGAGGTGCGGGTCTTCATGACGAAGCGCTCCTCATTTCTTGCCCGGATCGGCCGCTCCCCTCGCCGCCTGCCTGCAGGAGCGGGCCCGGAGGTGAGGCCCGCCGAGTCCGCACCGTGGCGACGATGGTCGACGCGAGGAACAGCGCGAACAGCGCGAGGCCGAGCGCCGTGGCGTTCATCGCCTCGGAGATCCCCTCGGCGAGCATCGCGGCGCGCTGATCGGCCGACGACGACGAAACCGAGTCGAACGCCGTCGTGAAGCCGGCGATCGTCCCGACCAGCCCGAGCAGCGGGATGACGCACGTCGCGACCCATAGGCCGACGAGCATCCTGTCGCGCCGCAGCCGAACGTGCTGCGCGATGGAGAGCGCGATCGTGGCGAGCGACATGTCGCGCCTAGCTCAGATCCACCTTCTGCGAGATCGACTTCCGCCACTTCGTGAGCCAGATGTAGAAGTTCGGCACCACGAGCAGCGTGACGAACACGCACGAGATCAGCCCGCCTATCACCACGCGGGCGAGCGGGCTCCACGACTCCGAGCCCTCGCCGAGCTCGAGCGCCATCGGCGTCATGCCGAAGGACGTCGTGAGCGCGGTCATCAGGATCGGGCGCAGCCGCACCTTCCCCGCCTCGCGGATCGCCTCGATGCGGTCCATGCCCTTCTCGACGAGCTGGTTCGCGTAGTCCACGAGCACGATCGAGTTGTTCACCACGATGCCCACGAGGATCACCCCGCCTATCAGCCCGGTGACCGAGAGCGGGATGCCCGTGGCGACGAGGGCGCCGCCGACGCCGATCACCGCGAACGGCACGGTGATGAAGATGATGAACGGCGTGAGGAACGACTCGAACTGCCCGGCCATCACCATGTAGACGAGGAAGAGCGCGGCGATGAGCGCGATCCCGAGGTACATGAACGACTCCTGCATGTCCTCGGCCGTGCCGCCCACGTGGTACTGGAACCCCTCGGGCCAGGCGTACCCCTTGAGCGCCTTCTCGATCTTCTTCGTGAACCCGGCGAGATCGCCGCCTATCGAGGTCGCGCTCACCGTGACGTAGCGCTGCTGATCCTTGCGCGAGATCTTGACCGGCCCCGACTCCTCGGTGACGCGCGCCACGCTGCGCAAAGGGAAGCTCCCCGCGAGCGGAGACGTCTGGACCATGCTCTCCAGGTTGGCCGGATCGTCGCGGAACGCGCGCGGCGAGCGGACGAGGATGTTGTAGTCGTTCCCGCCCTCCCGGTACACGGACGCGATCGTGCCCTGGTAGAAGGCCGAGAGCGATCCCGAGACGTCCGAGGTCGTGAGCCCGAGCCGCGCCAGCCGGATCCGGTCGTAGTTCACGTGGAGCTCGGGCTTCGCCTCCTCCATGCTGAACGTCACGTCGCGCGCGTCGTCGATCTTCTGTACGAGCTTCTTGACGTCCAGGCCGACGCGGCGGGCGACCTTCATGTCGTGCCCGAAGATCTCGATGGTGATGTCCGACTCGCCCGAGAAGCCCATCTCCATCGCCTTGGCCTCGATGCCCGGGATCTTCTTCAGCTCCTCGCGCAGCGCCTCCTCGATCTCCTGCTGCCCGCGCTCGCGCGCGGATCGCCGCGGCAGCTTGACCCGGAGGATGCCGGAGTGGCTGCCCTCGGAGAACAGCGCCATGAACCCCTCGCCCGTGCCGAACTGCGCCATCGTCAAAGTCGCCTCCGGCACCACGCGGCGCGCTGCCTCCTCGGCCTGCTTGCGCACCTCGTCCATGGCGCCGAGCGACGCGCCGACCTGCCCCTTGATCTCCATGACGACCATGGCGTGATCGTTCTTCGGGAACATCTCCCAGCCGGCGCTCACGACGAAGTAGATCCCGAGCGCGAACAGCGCCACGGCCGCGAGCACGGTGAGCTTGCGCCAGCGCAGCGTGACGCTCTGGATCCCGGTGTACACCCGGAGCAGCAGCCCCTTCTCGACGCTCGGGACCTTGCGCACGAACATGGAGACGCCGAGCGGGATGATCGTGAGCGCGACGATCAGCGACGCGGTGAGCGAGATGCAGATCGTGGCCGCCATGTCGCGGAACATGGCGCCCGAGAGGCCGGGCACGAACAGCACGGGCGCGAACACGACGATCGACGTGAGCGTGGACGCGGTGACGGCGGTGCCGACCTCGGTCGTGCCCTCGATCGCGGCACGCGCCGGCTTCTTGCCCATGCCGAGGTGGCGGTAGATCGCCTCGAGCACGACGATGGAGTTGTCCACGAGCATGCCCACCGCGAGCGCGAGCCCGGTCATCGAGAGGATGTTCAGCGTGAGCCCGGCCTGATCCATCACAGCGAAGCTGACCACGACCGACGCCGGGATCGCCACGCCGACGATGAGCGATGCCGCGAACGAGCGCAGGAACACGAACAGCACGATCATCGTTATGAGCACCGCGAGCATCGCGGTCTGGCTCAGGTTGCCGAGCGACTGGTTGACGATCTCGGCCTGGCTGAACAGCTCCTGGAGCTGCACGCCCTTGGGCATGGTCTTCATGATCTCGGGCATCGCCCGGTTCACGGAGCTCACGGTCTGCACCGTGTTGGCGTCCGACTGCTTGCGCAGCATGAGCATCACGGCGTCCCGCCCGTCCACCTTGATGACGCGCGTCTGCTCGTGCACCGTGTCCACGACCTCGGCCACGTCCTTGAGCAGCAAGGGCACCCCGCCCGCGGCGCCGACCACGACCTCGCGGATCTCGTCCACCGACGTGAAGGCTCCGTGCGCCTGGATCGAGAGCTCGCGCCGGCCGCTCGTGAGCCATCCTGCCGGCACCTGCATGTTCTCGCGCCGCAGCGCGCCGATGATCTGCATGGTGGAGACGCCGGCCGCCGCGAGCCGGTCCGGCATGATCCGCACCTGGATCTCGCGCGAGAGCCCGCCCTCGGTGTCGGCGGACGCCACGCCCTCGATCCGCTCGAGCAGCGGCTCGATGTCGTGCTTGCTCAGGTCCTGCAGCTTCGCCTGATCGTACGGGCCGGTGACGAGGTACATGAGCACCGGCTCCATGGACGGGTCGAACGCGAACGTGAGCGGCTCCTCGACATCCGTCGGGATCAACGACTTGTACAGATCGAGGTTCTTGCGGATGTCGATCTCCGCCTGATCGATGTCCGTGCCCCAGTTGAACTCGATGAACACGACCGACGCGCTGTGCTTGGACTCGGAGAAGACGTTCTTGACACCCTCGACCGCGGCGCACGCCTCCTCGACCGGCCGCGTGACGAGCTGCTCGATGTCCTCCGGGGAAGCGCCGTTGTACTGCGTGATGACGACGACGTACGGGAACGTGATGTCCGGCCACAGATCGAGCTTGAGCCGGACCAGGGAGAACAGCCCGAAGCCGAGCACCAGGATGAACAGCATCAGGAAGGTGACGCGCCTCCTGACGGCCAGCGATTGCAGGCTCATGCGCCGCCGTCCCGCGAAGACGAAGGAGCGGGGCGAGGGGCGACCGCGGGCGCCGGGACCGCTCCGGGCCCCGCCCCCTGATCCGTGAGCACGCGGACCGGGTCGCCGTCGACGACGAGGTGCTGCCCGGAGACGATGAGCGCCTCGCCGACCTCGAGCCCCTTGAGCACCTCGACGCGGCCCTCCTCCTCGAGCCCGAGCAGCGCGAGCCGCTCGACCGCCTTGCCGCCCTCGACGACCACGGCGCGGTACAGGCTCTTGTCGCCCTCGCGCTCGTTCG carries:
- a CDS encoding serine protein kinase PrkA, whose translation is MDLKNGQAGGVLDLFARASESVRDEYLARRRAMSFTEYLGIFAQKPRLALRDAARYVLDAIDYFGAVQTTHPWGDVTRYRIFDQEFEGGGPRLVGQEKVQVAVRSALESQVRDGGINRLVLVHGPNGSAKSTLVACLFNGAEHYSRLPEGELYRFRWIFPSRRSGASSIGFGGRLKRDSLGTFAHLEDDEIDATLECEVHDHPLLLLPRGERVALMERALEDAGIRGYQIPSYFYQASLCHRCRQVADALMRTHQGDLAKVLAHVQVEPWALSRRYRRGLVQVGPQLSVDAGQRQVTADRNLGSLPIELQNMTLFETFGPIIDAAGGILSFEDMLKRPLDAYKYLLTSIETGELMIGQMILKMNMVLIGTTNDVMLEAFREHHEYQSFRERLTLVPAPYMKRRSDEAAIYELNLKPHFTRHVAPHAIDVAAHFAALTRLHKPDPAAYPDSLKIVMSRLTAAEKCELYDQALVPDGLEDDVAAELVDSIGRISSEDASSWQYEGRYGASPRVIRHVLLTASMSEEPECVSPFAVLEELRQLCGRAREYNFLERGKEDGGYHDHLGFVEVAERRLLDQLELEIQGASGLVEERRHEELLDRYVTHVRHFVNREKIHNPATNADEDADENLMRTVEEALGVAASERDDYRRGVMSRIAAWAIEHPGQKLLLAAVLPGQLRKLRESYFEKHRQKVVAAARHALKVLDEGRAGSGFDAEDTAAGERLVAEMIARYGYCKSCAKDGIARLLASRFGGA
- a CDS encoding cation:proton antiporter, whose protein sequence is MKLGNELQYLILIVGLFLVPRILQRFRIPSAITCVALGAGLGMGFHLFATDETVPILSTLGIVSLFLFAGLEVDLGELRRNARVVVGNLAIHAAVLGAGAVVFSFVFALEWRAALLFSLAVFTSSTGFILDSLGGFGLDAGQRYWVKTKAISTEIVSLVLLFFAVQSGEVLSFGVSTAVLAAMVLLLPLIFKVFVAKVLPFAPKSEFAFLLIMAIVCAYVTRELGVYYLVGAFVVGITAVRLRQKLPAVASERLIVGVELFASFFIPFYFFKAGLHFEKEQFGPGSIGIGVALAAVTVPLRIGIVAVFRRFALSEPLRQGAKVGLSLVPTLVFTIVIGGILKEEHGLSNRMYGALIVFALLNTILPGLLLGKAAPEFDAPHVPREGEP
- the nhaA gene encoding Na+/H+ antiporter NhaA, coding for MARIATLPLERFLRIEAASGIVLIAAAALAFAWANSPWAELYETLWSYPLGLKVGGTAYERPLVWVVNDGLMTVFFFVAGMEIRRELHDGELSSRRKAMLPLLAALGGMVAPALVYLSIAGGPEVRSGWGVPMATDIAFAIGVLALLGKRVPPALRVLLLTLAVVDDLGAIVVIAFFYSSGVAVSGVLIAAAGVGGIFLLRWIGARRSVAYVAPALVVWGGFYAAGIHPTIAGVVVGLLTPVRAWGDGNEVISPAERLIARLHPWVAFGVMPIFALANAGVALGGASFDASATAVAVGTGVGLVIGKPLGILLVSGLAIRLGVAALPRGLCFRHLVALGFVAGIGFTMALFVAQLAFVGSPLLGAAKVGVLGASAAAAVIGLALGRILLPKQEIHEDIDTADEAEGAASGRRS
- a CDS encoding MotA/TolQ/ExbB proton channel family protein; the protein is MSLATIALSIAQHVRLRRDRMLVGLWVATCVIPLLGLVGTIAGFTTAFDSVSSSSADQRAAMLAEGISEAMNATALGLALFALFLASTIVATVRTRRASPPGPLLQAGGEGSGRSGQEMRSASS
- a CDS encoding efflux RND transporter permease subunit, with the translated sequence MSLQSLAVRRRVTFLMLFILVLGFGLFSLVRLKLDLWPDITFPYVVVITQYNGASPEDIEQLVTRPVEEACAAVEGVKNVFSESKHSASVVFIEFNWGTDIDQAEIDIRKNLDLYKSLIPTDVEEPLTFAFDPSMEPVLMYLVTGPYDQAKLQDLSKHDIEPLLERIEGVASADTEGGLSREIQVRIMPDRLAAAGVSTMQIIGALRRENMQVPAGWLTSGRRELSIQAHGAFTSVDEIREVVVGAAGGVPLLLKDVAEVVDTVHEQTRVIKVDGRDAVMLMLRKQSDANTVQTVSSVNRAMPEIMKTMPKGVQLQELFSQAEIVNQSLGNLSQTAMLAVLITMIVLFVFLRSFAASLIVGVAIPASVVVSFAVMDQAGLTLNILSMTGLALAVGMLVDNSIVVLEAIYRHLGMGKKPARAAIEGTTEVGTAVTASTLTSIVVFAPVLFVPGLSGAMFRDMAATICISLTASLIVALTIIPLGVSMFVRKVPSVEKGLLLRVYTGIQSVTLRWRKLTVLAAVALFALGIYFVVSAGWEMFPKNDHAMVVMEIKGQVGASLGAMDEVRKQAEEAARRVVPEATLTMAQFGTGEGFMALFSEGSHSGILRVKLPRRSARERGQQEIEEALREELKKIPGIEAKAMEMGFSGESDITIEIFGHDMKVARRVGLDVKKLVQKIDDARDVTFSMEEAKPELHVNYDRIRLARLGLTTSDVSGSLSAFYQGTIASVYREGGNDYNILVRSPRAFRDDPANLESMVQTSPLAGSFPLRSVARVTEESGPVKISRKDQQRYVTVSATSIGGDLAGFTKKIEKALKGYAWPEGFQYHVGGTAEDMQESFMYLGIALIAALFLVYMVMAGQFESFLTPFIIFITVPFAVIGVGGALVATGIPLSVTGLIGGVILVGIVVNNSIVLVDYANQLVEKGMDRIEAIREAGKVRLRPILMTALTTSFGMTPMALELGEGSESWSPLARVVIGGLISCVFVTLLVVPNFYIWLTKWRKSISQKVDLS